One genomic window of endosymbiont of Galathealinum brachiosum includes the following:
- the sat gene encoding sulfate adenylyltransferase has translation MIKPHGSIELNPLFVYDTAENEALQKEAEGLASILVSSASAANAVMMGAGYFNPLKGYMTKADALSVAKEMKTASGLFFPTPVLNLVEDAGSIKAGDRIALKDPNVDGNPVLAVMDVEAVEEFSDEDMAMMSQKVYAPADGEAHPGVEAFNAQGKVCISGPIKVLNFSYFQTEFPDTFRTAVEIRNEIKERGWKKVVAFQTRNPMHLAHEELCHMAMDRLGCDGLVIHMLLGKLKPGDIPAPVRDAAIRKMVDLYFPANSAMVTGYGFDMLYAGPREGVLHALFRQNMGATHFIIGRDHAGVGDHYGAFDAQTIFKNEVPEGALEIEIFEADHTAYSKKLDKVVMMCEAPDHEKDDFVLLSGTKVREMLGQGIAPPKEFSRPEVADILISYYQELDKNK, from the coding sequence ATGATCAAGCCACATGGTTCTATCGAATTGAACCCACTATTTGTCTATGACACGGCTGAAAACGAAGCCTTACAAAAAGAAGCTGAAGGCCTGGCTTCAATCCTGGTTAGCTCTGCTTCTGCTGCTAATGCTGTAATGATGGGCGCTGGTTACTTCAACCCGTTAAAAGGTTACATGACTAAAGCTGATGCTTTATCCGTTGCTAAAGAAATGAAAACAGCTTCAGGTCTTTTCTTCCCTACTCCTGTTTTAAACCTTGTTGAAGATGCAGGTAGCATTAAAGCTGGCGACCGTATCGCACTTAAAGATCCCAATGTAGACGGCAACCCTGTTCTAGCTGTTATGGATGTTGAAGCAGTTGAAGAATTCTCAGACGAAGACATGGCGATGATGAGCCAGAAAGTATACGCTCCTGCAGATGGCGAAGCTCACCCGGGTGTTGAAGCTTTCAATGCACAGGGCAAAGTATGTATTTCAGGCCCGATTAAAGTATTAAACTTCTCTTACTTCCAGACAGAATTCCCAGATACGTTCCGTACTGCAGTTGAAATTCGTAACGAAATAAAAGAACGTGGCTGGAAAAAAGTTGTAGCATTCCAGACTCGTAACCCAATGCACCTTGCTCACGAAGAACTTTGCCACATGGCAATGGATCGTTTAGGTTGTGACGGTTTAGTAATTCACATGCTTCTAGGTAAACTTAAGCCTGGCGATATCCCTGCTCCTGTTCGTGATGCGGCTATTCGTAAAATGGTTGATCTTTACTTCCCAGCAAACAGCGCTATGGTAACCGGTTACGGTTTCGATATGCTTTATGCTGGTCCTCGTGAAGGTGTATTACACGCTCTATTCCGTCAGAACATGGGTGCGACTCACTTCATCATCGGTCGTGACCACGCGGGTGTTGGCGATCACTACGGTGCATTCGATGCACAGACTATCTTCAAAAATGAAGTGCCAGAAGGTGCTTTAGAAATTGAAATCTTCGAAGCTGACCATACTGCATACTCTAAGAAATTAGATAAAGTTGTTATGATGTGTGAAGCACCAGATCATGAAAAAGATGATTTTGTATTATTATCAGGTACTAAAGTACGTGAAATGTTAGGTCAGGGCATCGCTCCACCTAAAGAGTTCTCACGCCCTGAAGTGGCCGATATTCTGATTAGTTACTATCAGGAACTTGATAAAAACAAATAA
- a CDS encoding rhodanese-like domain-containing protein, whose protein sequence is MHYKQHSIYTFIFSLCMLTTPAFALDVNITKTLSGINTAHNGKVIRIQRNQDQKNVLTGGYTKTSRQCPPFCIQPINVAANVKTVAELEVLNFIKNIVNKGTGVLIDARTKSWFEKATIPGSINIPFNTFDKDSSDLVKASALAKLGVTVKSDQTDNSESLIDQMMGLMKDDTPETSNKWDFSRAKKVLLWCNGMWCGQSPRAIRGMLALGYPADKIYYYRGGMQAWQSLGLTVIKGDE, encoded by the coding sequence ATGCACTATAAACAACATTCAATTTACACCTTTATTTTCAGTTTATGCATGCTAACGACACCGGCATTTGCACTTGATGTCAATATTACAAAAACACTTTCCGGAATAAATACGGCACATAATGGCAAGGTAATTAGAATCCAAAGAAATCAGGATCAGAAAAATGTACTCACAGGTGGTTACACGAAAACATCCAGACAGTGCCCTCCTTTTTGCATTCAACCAATCAATGTTGCAGCAAACGTAAAAACAGTTGCTGAACTGGAGGTATTAAATTTTATAAAAAACATAGTAAATAAAGGAACGGGTGTTCTTATTGATGCCAGAACTAAAAGCTGGTTTGAAAAAGCGACCATACCTGGCTCCATCAACATTCCATTCAATACATTTGATAAAGACAGTAGCGATCTTGTAAAAGCATCAGCATTGGCCAAATTAGGTGTTACTGTAAAATCTGATCAAACAGATAACAGTGAATCCCTTATTGATCAGATGATGGGACTTATGAAAGATGATACCCCTGAAACAAGTAATAAATGGGATTTTAGCCGAGCTAAAAAAGTATTACTCTGGTGTAATGGCATGTGGTGCGGGCAATCACCTCGAGCAATAAGAGGAATGCTAGCGTTAGGTTATCCCGCAGACAAGATATATTATTATCGAGGTGGTATGCAGGCATGGCAATCACTAGGACTTACCGTTATTAAAGGTGATGAATAA
- the gloB gene encoding hydroxyacylglutathione hydrolase, which produces MLNITLIHALSDNYIWVLQRDNAPMVVIVDPGEADPVIEYIEDNNLQLVTILITHQHYDHTGGVADLLKRYPETRLIGPDRTPSDIPLAIDLPVTDLFTTTVKEDSEVKIPELDICFKVKQIPGHTLDHLAYIGEGVVFCGDTLFAAGCGRIFSGTPKMFADSLAVLMGLPEETKMYCAHEYTVDNLGFAKWVEPESDVINQRDDVEMAKQEEGIATVPTTVGLELKTNPFVRLQQPIVKQAAEKFAGRELLEDWEVFAALREWKDTKYD; this is translated from the coding sequence ATGTTAAATATCACACTAATCCATGCATTATCTGATAATTATATCTGGGTTTTGCAACGTGATAACGCCCCTATGGTCGTGATAGTTGACCCCGGGGAAGCTGACCCGGTTATTGAATATATTGAAGATAATAACTTACAGCTTGTTACTATTTTGATTACGCATCAACATTATGATCATACGGGGGGGGTGGCAGACTTATTAAAGAGGTATCCGGAAACACGATTAATCGGGCCAGATAGAACGCCATCAGATATCCCGCTAGCTATCGACCTGCCCGTTACAGACCTGTTTACAACTACAGTCAAAGAAGATTCAGAAGTGAAAATACCCGAACTTGATATCTGTTTTAAGGTAAAGCAGATACCAGGTCATACACTGGATCACCTTGCTTATATTGGAGAAGGTGTCGTGTTTTGTGGTGATACATTATTCGCAGCAGGTTGTGGCCGAATCTTTAGCGGCACACCTAAAATGTTTGCAGATTCGCTGGCCGTTTTAATGGGTTTGCCAGAAGAGACTAAAATGTACTGTGCACATGAATATACAGTGGATAATCTGGGTTTTGCAAAATGGGTAGAACCTGAGAGTGACGTAATTAATCAACGGGATGATGTGGAGATGGCCAAACAGGAAGAGGGCATAGCAACGGTTCCAACTACGGTTGGTCTTGAGCTAAAAACAAATCCATTTGTGCGTTTGCAACAACCCATAGTTAAACAGGCAGCGGAAAAATTTGCCGGTCGTGAGCTATTAGAAGATTGGGAAGTTTTTGCTGCATTACGTGAGTGGAAGGATACTAAGTACGATTAG
- a CDS encoding exodeoxyribonuclease III, which yields MKVISFNTNSIRMRQHQLEKLIETHNPDVIGIQETKAQDCDFPVEMIESLGYQSAFHGQKTHYGVALLFKQTPVEITKGFTSDSEDSQRRFITAKFEINGKTVTVMNGYFPQGDSNKHHTKFPAKKKFYEDLTSLIKTGYSTDDNLIVMGDMNIAPLDLDIGIGEDNAKRWLKTGKCSFLPEEREWIQTLYDWGLSDTYRQLHPQVNDRFSWFDYRSKGFDKEPRRGLRIDLILATKKLSDQCIDAGIDYEVRGMLKPSDHCPIWAQFEL from the coding sequence ATGAAAGTCATTTCTTTTAACACCAATAGTATTCGCATGCGCCAGCATCAGCTGGAGAAACTAATAGAGACTCATAACCCAGATGTCATCGGCATACAGGAGACCAAAGCACAAGATTGTGATTTTCCTGTCGAAATGATTGAGTCATTAGGTTATCAGTCTGCTTTTCATGGTCAAAAAACCCATTATGGTGTAGCTCTACTATTTAAACAGACACCTGTGGAAATTACGAAAGGGTTTACGAGTGACTCAGAAGACTCTCAACGTCGCTTTATTACCGCTAAATTTGAAATAAATGGTAAAACAGTCACTGTTATGAACGGTTATTTTCCTCAGGGTGACAGCAATAAACATCACACTAAATTTCCTGCCAAGAAGAAGTTTTATGAAGATCTGACCAGTTTAATAAAAACAGGATATTCAACAGATGACAACCTAATCGTGATGGGCGATATGAATATCGCGCCACTTGATCTGGACATAGGCATTGGTGAAGACAATGCCAAACGCTGGTTAAAAACAGGTAAATGCAGTTTTTTACCTGAAGAAAGAGAATGGATACAAACCTTATATGACTGGGGACTGAGTGACACTTATCGTCAATTACACCCACAGGTAAATGATCGCTTTAGCTGGTTTGACTACCGTAGTAAAGGGTTTGATAAGGAACCCAGACGTGGTTTACGGATTGATCTAATACTGGCTACTAAAAAGCTGAGTGATCAGTGTATCGATGCAGGTATAGACTACGAAGTTCGAGGCATGTTAAAACCATCAGATCATTGCCCCATCTGGGCTCAATTTGAACTATAA
- a CDS encoding membrane-bound lytic murein transglycosylase MltF: protein MANPLQSSRCRLLGLSLILLISVILMMFKVVPLLFKPNTLNQVLESGELIIVTRNSSTTYYEGPNGKTGFEYELAKRFADSLGVTLKVITSDNLHEIFDMLNTGKAHFAAAGLTITDSRKEFVRFAASYMDITEQLIYNNQSYRPRKVPDLENGILEVIDGSSHVESLNELKTKNPELSWNTHSDIDSEQLLYLVENQLIDYTVADSNEVSLNQRFLLELRVAFDISEPKKLAWAFPKAKDTTLYDKAMSFFWRNLNDGEITHLIEKHYGHVTKFDYVGNRIFTRHIATRLSKYLDMYHESADKYNLDWKLLAAMGYQESHWNPKAVSPTGVRGIMMLTQHTAGLLGVKNRLDPKSSIFGGAKYLDQIRRRFPDELKEPDRTWYAMAAYNVGYYHVIDAQIIAKQQGKDPNKWVDLQTTLPLLARKKWYKKTKYGYARGWEPVKYVTNIRRYYDLLQYQFAPQDEEEEKGAGHDAFSIMPSVM from the coding sequence ATGGCTAACCCTCTACAAAGCTCACGCTGCAGACTACTGGGACTCTCACTGATTCTTTTAATCAGTGTGATTCTTATGATGTTTAAAGTTGTGCCGCTGCTTTTTAAACCCAATACACTTAATCAGGTACTGGAATCCGGCGAACTGATCATTGTCACTCGCAATAGCTCAACTACTTACTATGAGGGACCAAACGGCAAAACCGGATTTGAGTATGAATTAGCCAAACGTTTTGCAGATTCACTTGGTGTAACACTTAAAGTTATTACCAGCGATAACCTGCATGAAATTTTTGATATGCTGAACACGGGTAAGGCTCATTTTGCAGCTGCCGGTTTAACTATTACCGATTCACGTAAGGAATTTGTTCGTTTTGCAGCCAGTTATATGGATATAACTGAACAACTTATTTATAACAACCAGTCTTATCGACCCAGAAAAGTCCCTGATCTTGAAAACGGCATACTAGAAGTTATTGATGGTTCCAGCCATGTAGAAAGTTTAAATGAACTAAAAACAAAAAATCCTGAACTAAGCTGGAACACTCATTCAGACATTGATAGCGAACAGTTACTTTATCTGGTTGAGAACCAGTTAATTGATTACACCGTAGCAGACTCGAATGAAGTTTCTCTGAACCAGCGTTTTTTACTTGAGCTACGTGTTGCATTTGATATTTCTGAACCCAAAAAATTAGCCTGGGCTTTTCCTAAAGCAAAAGACACCACTTTGTATGATAAAGCGATGAGTTTTTTCTGGCGCAATTTAAATGATGGTGAAATTACACATTTAATTGAAAAACATTATGGCCATGTAACCAAATTTGACTATGTAGGCAACCGAATTTTTACACGCCATATTGCAACCCGGTTAAGTAAATATCTGGATATGTATCATGAGTCAGCAGATAAATATAATCTGGACTGGAAATTATTAGCTGCCATGGGTTATCAGGAATCTCACTGGAACCCGAAAGCAGTATCACCCACTGGTGTTAGAGGCATTATGATGTTAACTCAACACACCGCTGGTTTACTGGGTGTAAAAAACAGGCTGGACCCTAAAAGCAGTATTTTTGGAGGCGCTAAATATCTGGATCAAATCCGTCGACGATTCCCGGATGAATTGAAAGAACCAGATAGAACCTGGTATGCCATGGCTGCTTATAACGTAGGTTACTACCATGTAATTGATGCTCAGATAATAGCAAAACAACAGGGCAAAGATCCGAATAAATGGGTAGACCTGCAAACCACCCTGCCTTTATTAGCCAGAAAGAAATGGTATAAAAAAACCAAATATGGATATGCCAGAGGCTGGGAACCGGTTAAATATGTAACCAATATTCGTCGTTATTATGACCTGCTTCAATACCAGTTTGCCCCTCAGGATGAGGAAGAAGAGAAAGGTGCAGGTCATGATGCATTTTCTATTATGCCTTCTGTAATGTAA